One genomic region from uncultured Subdoligranulum sp. encodes:
- a CDS encoding MATE family efflux transporter: MTKDLTSGSPLKVILLFTLPLTLGNLFQQFYALADTIIVGKYCGVSALASVGSTGSINYLILGFVIGVCNGFAIPIAQLFGARDYHDLRRHVANAAWLCVAGSVILTGLTVSLTRPLLILMQTPADILDGAAVYIGWIFAGIPFIFLYNMVAGIMRALGDSKTPLYFLILTSALNIVLDLVFVIPLQMGIFGAALATDLSQAVSGVLSFAYLCRRFEVLRMEKGEGRLNQRACVRLLGIGLPMGLQCSITAIGSVIVQWAVNMLGSTAVAAVTAASKTMNLLTAPLESIGTAMATYGGQNLGAARMDRVRQGVRSALLIATIYAIGSLILLHFGDVAIMGLFLDTSTEVDIVRMGQEYLFWNSVFFIPLGALIVWRYTIQGLGYSTLAMMAGVAEMVARTAVAIILVPVVGYLGAELANPAAWVAACLFLYPAYMWTCRQLDNRLLAARLHMQNKAAEAEDLIV; encoded by the coding sequence ATGACAAAGGATTTGACAAGCGGGAGTCCGCTGAAAGTAATTTTGCTGTTCACGCTGCCGCTCACACTGGGCAATCTGTTTCAACAATTCTACGCGCTGGCCGACACCATTATTGTGGGAAAATACTGTGGTGTCAGCGCGCTGGCCTCCGTGGGGTCCACCGGCTCCATCAATTATCTGATTCTGGGTTTTGTGATCGGCGTGTGCAATGGTTTCGCCATCCCCATTGCGCAGCTTTTCGGCGCGCGGGATTATCACGATCTGCGCCGTCACGTGGCAAATGCGGCCTGGCTGTGTGTGGCCGGCAGTGTGATACTCACGGGCCTGACGGTGAGCCTGACACGGCCTTTGCTGATTCTGATGCAGACGCCGGCAGATATCCTGGACGGCGCCGCTGTCTATATCGGCTGGATTTTTGCAGGCATCCCGTTTATCTTTCTGTACAATATGGTGGCGGGGATTATGCGTGCATTGGGCGACAGCAAGACGCCGCTGTACTTCCTGATCCTGACCAGTGCTTTGAATATCGTTCTGGATCTGGTGTTCGTGATCCCGCTTCAGATGGGCATCTTTGGCGCGGCGCTGGCAACGGATCTTTCCCAGGCAGTTTCCGGTGTGCTGAGTTTTGCCTATCTGTGCCGCAGATTTGAAGTGCTCCGTATGGAAAAGGGGGAAGGGCGCCTGAATCAGAGGGCCTGTGTCCGCCTGCTTGGCATCGGGCTTCCCATGGGACTGCAGTGCAGCATCACGGCCATCGGCAGCGTCATTGTGCAGTGGGCGGTCAATATGCTGGGCAGCACGGCGGTGGCAGCGGTCACGGCGGCCAGCAAGACGATGAACCTTCTTACCGCTCCCCTGGAGAGTATCGGCACTGCCATGGCAACCTACGGTGGGCAGAACCTGGGAGCAGCGCGGATGGACCGCGTGCGCCAGGGCGTCCGCAGTGCCCTGCTGATTGCAACGATCTATGCCATCGGCTCGCTGATTCTGTTGCACTTCGGGGATGTGGCCATCATGGGGCTGTTCCTGGATACCTCCACCGAGGTGGACATTGTCCGCATGGGACAGGAGTATCTGTTCTGGAACAGTGTTTTCTTCATCCCGCTGGGGGCTCTGATCGTGTGGCGGTACACCATCCAGGGACTTGGCTATTCCACGCTGGCCATGATGGCCGGTGTGGCGGAGATGGTCGCGCGTACGGCGGTGGCCATCATTCTGGTTCCGGTTGTGGGGTATTTGGGTGCGGAACTGGCCAATCCCGCGGCCTGGGTGGCAGCCTGCCTGTTCCTGTATCCCGCCTACATGTGGACTTGCCGGCAGCTGGATAACCGGCTTCTGGCTGCCCGGCTGCACATGCAGAACAAGGCGGCCGAGGCAGAAGACCTTATTGTATAA
- a CDS encoding diaminopimelate decarboxylase, which translates to MSQKLPFVTLEQAKAIIADVPTPFHLYDEKGIRENARRVNAAFAWNKGFKEYFAVKATPNPYILKILQEEGCGVDCSSYTELLMSEACGFTGSDIMFSSNDTPVQDMQKAYELGAYINLDDLTHVEFLQRVAGIPKTICCRYNPGGVFDLGNGIMDNPGDAKYGMSEDQMAEAYTKLMALGAEEFGIHAFLASNTVTDEYYPKLAGILFRLAVRLHERTGAKIKFINLSGGVGIAYRPEQRSNDIAKIGEGVRKQFEEILVPAGMGDVALFTEMGRYMLAPYGGLVTTVLHEKHIYKEYIGVDACAANLMRPAMYGAYHHITVLGKENEPCDHKYDITGGLCENNDKFAIDRMMPKIDKGDVLFIHDTGAHGFSMGYNYNGKLRSAEVLLKEDGTHQLIRRAETPEDYFATFDFTPFFKKH; encoded by the coding sequence ATGTCGCAAAAACTGCCGTTCGTGACGCTGGAACAGGCCAAGGCCATCATCGCTGACGTGCCTACGCCGTTCCACCTGTATGATGAAAAGGGAATCCGGGAGAATGCCCGCCGTGTCAATGCGGCGTTTGCCTGGAACAAAGGATTCAAAGAATATTTCGCCGTAAAAGCCACGCCCAATCCGTATATCCTGAAAATCCTGCAGGAGGAAGGCTGCGGCGTGGACTGCTCCAGCTATACCGAACTGCTGATGAGTGAGGCGTGCGGTTTTACGGGGAGTGATATCATGTTCTCCTCCAACGATACGCCGGTGCAGGATATGCAGAAGGCCTACGAACTGGGCGCCTACATCAACCTGGATGATCTGACCCACGTGGAGTTCCTGCAGCGGGTGGCGGGTATTCCCAAAACCATCTGCTGCCGCTACAATCCGGGTGGAGTCTTTGACCTGGGCAATGGCATCATGGATAACCCCGGCGATGCCAAATATGGTATGAGCGAGGACCAGATGGCGGAGGCCTACACCAAATTGATGGCCTTGGGCGCCGAAGAGTTCGGCATTCACGCGTTCCTGGCCAGCAATACGGTCACCGATGAGTATTACCCGAAACTGGCGGGCATCCTGTTCCGTCTGGCGGTGCGTCTTCATGAGCGCACGGGTGCCAAGATCAAGTTCATCAACCTGTCGGGCGGCGTAGGCATCGCCTATCGCCCGGAGCAGCGCAGCAACGATATCGCCAAGATCGGCGAGGGCGTCCGCAAACAGTTTGAGGAAATTCTGGTTCCCGCTGGAATGGGGGATGTGGCGCTCTTCACCGAGATGGGCCGTTATATGCTGGCTCCTTACGGCGGCCTGGTCACGACGGTGCTGCACGAAAAGCACATCTACAAGGAGTACATCGGTGTGGATGCCTGCGCAGCCAACCTGATGCGCCCGGCCATGTATGGCGCCTACCATCACATCACGGTACTGGGCAAGGAGAACGAGCCCTGCGACCATAAGTACGACATCACCGGCGGTCTGTGCGAGAACAACGACAAGTTCGCCATTGACCGCATGATGCCAAAGATTGACAAAGGTGATGTGCTGTTCATCCATGATACCGGCGCCCATGGCTTCTCAATGGGATACAATTACAACGGCAAACTCCGCAGCGCGGAAGTTCTGCTGAAAGAGGACGGCACCCACCAGTTGATCCGCCGCGCAGAGACGCCGGAAGATTACTTCGCCACCTTTGATTTTACACCGTTCTTCAAAAAACACTGA
- the mnmA gene encoding tRNA 2-thiouridine(34) synthase MnmA yields MEGFNTFEKQQTVLMGMSGGVDSSVAVRILQDQGFAVQGAVIRFSPAHEGAVAAARESADTLGIPLHVIDAQDAFERFVIQPFCESYCAGKTPNPCIACNPFVKFRLLSEKADELGCSWISTGHYARVQVDNDGISRIAVPESAARDQSYMLYRLPQDILRKLILPLGEFEKDDIRAMARELHLACADAPDSMEICFIPDGDYAAYIRQRGFTPKTGHFIGPQGEDLGAHAGVDHYTVGQRKGLGIAAGRPLFVKTILENGDIQLAETGQEYSTRVTLQSMVTPDGQPLPAGEYLVKIRSAARPTPCSYDGNGGILFPEPVRAPAPGQSAVFYCNGTVYGGGIIAETD; encoded by the coding sequence ATGGAAGGTTTCAACACCTTTGAAAAGCAGCAGACCGTTCTGATGGGCATGAGCGGCGGCGTCGATTCCAGCGTCGCTGTCCGCATCCTGCAGGATCAGGGATTTGCCGTACAAGGCGCCGTCATCCGTTTTTCGCCGGCGCACGAAGGCGCTGTTGCGGCAGCCAGGGAATCCGCCGATACCCTCGGCATTCCGCTGCACGTCATCGATGCACAGGACGCCTTTGAGCGGTTTGTGATTCAGCCTTTCTGTGAAAGCTATTGCGCCGGGAAGACCCCCAATCCCTGCATCGCATGCAATCCCTTTGTCAAGTTCCGTCTGCTGTCTGAAAAGGCCGACGAGCTGGGCTGTTCCTGGATTTCCACCGGCCATTACGCCCGTGTGCAGGTTGATAACGACGGCATCAGCCGGATTGCCGTGCCCGAAAGCGCCGCCCGCGACCAGAGCTATATGCTTTACCGTCTGCCGCAGGATATTCTCCGCAAGCTGATCCTTCCCTTGGGAGAATTCGAGAAAGATGACATCCGTGCCATGGCCCGTGAGCTGCACCTTGCCTGTGCCGATGCGCCGGACTCTATGGAGATCTGCTTTATCCCGGACGGAGATTATGCCGCCTATATCCGGCAGCGGGGATTCACTCCGAAAACCGGGCATTTCATCGGCCCCCAGGGCGAAGATCTCGGCGCACACGCCGGCGTCGACCATTACACGGTGGGCCAGCGCAAAGGACTGGGTATCGCCGCCGGGCGCCCTCTGTTCGTCAAGACCATTCTGGAAAACGGCGACATTCAGCTGGCTGAAACCGGTCAGGAATACAGCACCCGTGTCACGCTCCAGAGTATGGTAACGCCGGACGGACAGCCTCTGCCTGCCGGCGAATACCTTGTCAAGATCCGCAGTGCCGCCCGCCCCACCCCCTGCTCCTATGACGGCAACGGAGGCATCCTGTTCCCGGAACCGGTCCGCGCACCGGCGCCCGGGCAAAGTGCGGTGTTCTATTGTAACGGCACAGTATATGGCGGCGGTATCATCGCCGAAACCGACTGA
- the rnhA gene encoding ribonuclease HI, whose protein sequence is MKQIEIYTDGACSGNPGPGGWGAILRFRTRDKIYEKELSGGNAQTTNNRMEMTALLEALRQLKEPCAIDLYSDSQYVINALEKGWAKGWRARGWKKADKTPALNADLWAPLLAESEKHQLTYHWLKGHAGHPENERCDRMAVEQSKKHGGRQA, encoded by the coding sequence ATGAAACAAATTGAGATCTATACCGACGGAGCCTGCAGCGGCAACCCCGGCCCCGGCGGCTGGGGTGCCATCCTGCGTTTTCGCACTCGGGACAAGATATATGAGAAGGAGCTGTCCGGCGGAAATGCACAGACTACCAACAACCGCATGGAGATGACCGCGCTGCTGGAGGCGTTGCGCCAGCTGAAGGAGCCCTGTGCCATTGATCTGTACAGTGACAGCCAGTATGTGATCAACGCACTGGAAAAAGGATGGGCCAAAGGCTGGCGCGCCCGCGGCTGGAAAAAAGCGGATAAAACCCCCGCCCTGAATGCCGATCTCTGGGCGCCATTGCTCGCCGAAAGCGAGAAACACCAGCTCACCTACCACTGGCTCAAAGGACACGCCGGGCACCCCGAAAATGAGCGCTGTGACCGCATGGCCGTGGAGCAGAGCAAAAAACACGGTGGCCGGCAGGCCTAA